From a region of the Candidatus Jettenia caeni genome:
- a CDS encoding C-methyltransferase: protein MSADYICSTCGAHDISIFCEMKNVPVHSVLLMPSREIAVNYPKGDIALGFCQNCGFISNVVFDPRMHEYSSRYEETQGFSPTFNTFHRNLANQLIHRHNLHNKDIIEIGCGKGEFLTMLCELGENRGVGFDPSYISERNQSEVRDRITFIRDFYSEKYASYHGDFICCKMTLEHIHLTADFVRTVRRSLENQQDTVVFFQVPDVIPILRGLGFWDIYYEHCSYFSRGSLARLFRMCGFDVINLARDYNDQYLMIEARPGNGANGTLFRDEDDFEELSKDVLYFSQNYRKRLDRWRYKFKEIKQSGKRAVIWGSGSKGVTFLTSLNITDEIEFVVDINPYKHGMYMPGTGHKIVGPVFLQEYKPDIAIVMNPIYCEEIQHDLQRRGLATELITVESE, encoded by the coding sequence ATGTCAGCAGACTATATTTGTTCTACATGTGGTGCACACGATATATCAATATTTTGCGAGATGAAGAATGTTCCTGTTCATAGTGTTCTTCTTATGCCAAGCCGGGAAATAGCGGTAAATTATCCTAAAGGAGATATTGCACTGGGGTTTTGTCAAAACTGCGGGTTTATTTCTAACGTCGTATTTGATCCCCGTATGCATGAGTATTCGTCCAGATATGAGGAGACTCAGGGGTTTTCGCCTACATTCAACACGTTTCACCGGAACCTGGCAAATCAATTGATACACCGGCACAATCTCCATAATAAAGATATAATCGAAATAGGGTGCGGGAAAGGTGAATTTTTAACCATGCTGTGCGAATTAGGTGAAAACCGGGGAGTTGGATTTGATCCGAGTTATATCAGTGAACGGAATCAAAGTGAAGTGAGAGACCGGATCACCTTTATACGGGATTTCTACTCGGAGAAATATGCCAGCTACCACGGTGATTTCATTTGTTGTAAGATGACTTTGGAACATATTCATCTTACCGCCGATTTCGTACGAACCGTTCGGCGTTCATTGGAGAATCAGCAAGATACCGTAGTTTTTTTTCAGGTCCCCGATGTCATTCCTATCCTTCGGGGACTGGGGTTTTGGGATATTTATTATGAGCACTGCTCCTATTTCAGCCGGGGATCACTTGCCCGTCTCTTCCGTATGTGTGGCTTTGATGTTATCAATCTTGCCAGGGACTATAATGATCAATATTTAATGATAGAGGCTCGACCCGGCAACGGAGCGAATGGAACTCTTTTCAGGGATGAAGATGATTTTGAGGAACTATCAAAAGACGTGCTATACTTTTCTCAAAATTACCGGAAACGGTTGGATAGGTGGAGGTATAAATTCAAAGAGATAAAACAAAGCGGGAAACGCGCTGTTATATGGGGATCAGGATCTAAAGGTGTTACGTTTTTAACTTCCCTCAATATTACTGATGAAATTGAGTTTGTCGTAGATATAAATCCATATAAACACGGAATGTATATGCCAGGGACAGGACATAAAATCGTAGGCCCTGTTTTTTTACAAGAATATAAACCGGATATTGCTATTGTAATGAATCCGATTTACTGTGAAGAAATACAGCACGATCTTCAGAGGAGAGGTCTCGCTACAGAGCTTATCACGGTAGAATCTGAATGA
- a CDS encoding putative polysaccharide biosynthesis protein: MKNHIKRLGKDSIIYGVGDALKRMVVFLLLPVYTRYLTPTDYGRLELLMVTLNILFIIGSQGMGTAFSRFYGASRTEIQNSELKRSELIRTSQYYLIFSSMIICGLLHIFSEQFSKLLFDQSDPHLTSFIKIIAFTSLFQIMSVIPFMLYRVRMQPMKFITVSLIGFFLQAALNVYFVVVVKTGVKGILLGNAISALVVVIINLVSTKNVLFHTFSFLKLKHLLKFGLPLIPVGIFSWIMHFSDKFLLQKFATTHELGLYSIGSRFSNIVTLLIIGPFMMSWGAYCFQIATTEHAKQTFKIITTYFLFILCSISMGLVVLTPLVIKLMAGKQFWGAYIVVLPLVCANITYGMFYMFSLGINITKKTHYFLYIMSFGATLNIILNVIFIPKFGMIGAGFVSFTSNLVITIATYSISQRLYYIPFEKARFLKICSVFIVITGCSWAFQMSNMLFDVLFRILLIVVFFLSLYLVKFLQNNEINYIKRAYNNLLQQKGIYNKIKFGYGLIRVQ, encoded by the coding sequence ATGAAAAATCACATAAAACGATTAGGTAAGGACTCTATTATTTATGGAGTGGGAGATGCCTTAAAACGTATGGTAGTTTTTTTGTTATTACCCGTTTATACGAGGTATCTTACTCCTACAGATTATGGTCGGCTTGAATTATTAATGGTTACTCTCAATATCTTATTTATCATAGGCTCTCAGGGAATGGGGACGGCTTTTTCCCGGTTTTATGGAGCTTCAAGGACTGAAATACAAAATTCAGAATTGAAAAGATCTGAGTTAATAAGAACGTCTCAATATTACCTGATATTTTCAAGTATGATCATATGCGGCCTTCTCCATATATTCTCAGAGCAATTTAGTAAGCTTTTATTTGACCAGAGTGACCCGCATCTGACGTCTTTTATAAAGATAATCGCATTCACCAGCTTATTTCAAATAATGTCGGTAATTCCTTTTATGTTGTATAGAGTCAGAATGCAGCCGATGAAGTTCATTACGGTATCGTTAATAGGTTTTTTCTTACAGGCTGCGCTGAATGTATACTTTGTTGTAGTAGTAAAAACAGGAGTCAAAGGAATTTTACTGGGAAATGCTATAAGCGCCCTTGTTGTAGTTATCATAAATCTTGTTTCAACGAAAAATGTTCTCTTTCACACCTTTTCATTTTTAAAATTGAAACATTTATTAAAATTCGGTCTTCCCTTAATTCCTGTAGGAATTTTCTCATGGATAATGCATTTTTCAGATAAATTCTTACTTCAGAAGTTTGCTACAACACATGAACTTGGACTCTATTCAATCGGAAGCAGGTTTTCCAATATCGTAACGTTATTAATTATTGGCCCCTTTATGATGTCGTGGGGTGCATATTGTTTTCAGATTGCAACTACGGAGCATGCGAAACAAACTTTCAAAATAATTACAACATATTTCCTGTTTATTTTATGTTCGATAAGCATGGGGCTGGTTGTTTTAACTCCTCTTGTCATTAAATTAATGGCCGGCAAGCAATTTTGGGGCGCCTATATCGTCGTGTTACCTTTGGTATGCGCAAATATTACGTATGGTATGTTCTATATGTTTTCTTTAGGGATAAATATAACAAAAAAAACCCATTATTTTTTGTATATCATGTCTTTCGGAGCAACTTTAAACATTATCTTGAATGTTATCTTTATCCCGAAATTCGGAATGATAGGGGCAGGTTTTGTATCGTTTACCTCTAATTTAGTAATTACCATTGCAACGTACTCTATAAGCCAGAGGTTGTATTACATTCCGTTTGAGAAGGCAAGGTTTTTAAAAATATGTTCTGTTTTTATCGTAATTACAGGATGTTCCTGGGCGTTTCAAATGTCAAATATGCTCTTTGATGTACTTTTCAGGATTCTATTAATCGTGGTATTTTTTTTGAGTCTCTATTTAGTAAAGTTCCTTCAAAACAATGAAATAAATTACATAAAGAGGGCTTATAACAATCTGCTGCAACAGAAGGGTATTTATAATAAAATCAAATTTGGTTATGGGCTTATAAGAGTGCAATAA
- a CDS encoding putative transcriptional regulator ExsB produces MKDLAIVLVSGGMDSCVTSAIADTQYELAFLHVNYGQRTEARELKAFREIALYYRIPDERILISDIDYLRKIGGSSLTDHRMNIQEAQLHNKEIPTSYVPFRNTIFLTIAVSWGEVIGARKIFIGAVEQDSPGYPDCKPVYYEIFNKLIKAGTKPTTFLEVETPLIGKSKSEIVTKGLSLMAPLHLSWSCYKNTDKACGLCHSCFLRLKAFKEAHAVDPIPYV; encoded by the coding sequence ATGAAAGATTTAGCAATTGTGCTCGTAAGCGGAGGTATGGATAGCTGCGTAACATCAGCTATTGCAGACACGCAGTACGAGCTTGCATTCTTACACGTTAATTATGGTCAGCGCACTGAAGCAAGAGAGTTGAAGGCATTTCGCGAAATTGCGTTATACTATCGTATACCTGACGAAAGAATCCTCATCTCAGACATTGATTATCTCAGGAAGATCGGAGGTTCGAGTTTAACCGACCATCGCATGAACATTCAGGAGGCACAGTTACATAATAAAGAAATCCCGACTTCTTATGTTCCTTTTAGAAATACCATTTTTTTAACGATTGCTGTCTCCTGGGGGGAGGTAATTGGGGCGCGGAAGATATTTATTGGCGCTGTAGAGCAGGATAGCCCCGGTTATCCTGACTGTAAGCCGGTATATTATGAGATATTTAATAAGCTGATTAAGGCAGGAACAAAGCCAACAACATTTCTTGAGGTAGAAACACCACTCATAGGGAAGAGTAAATCTGAAATTGTTACCAAGGGCCTTTCTTTGATGGCTCCTCTTCATCTCAGTTGGTCTTGTTACAAGAATACCGATAAAGCGTGTGGGTTGTGCCATAGCTGTTTCCTGCGCCTAAAAGCCTTTAAAGAAGCACATGCGGTAGATCCGATTCCTTATGTTTGA
- a CDS encoding putative glucosyltransferase, with protein MKIAFVSQPWNQCPPVKGGSISIWITEVARRLSKACDVVVYANSSKLQKKKELEGGVYYRRISTSFENRFLRYLKRFSQFYTVKRPLFASRAYYLGYIIKVARDIRKQKCDIVHVHNFSQFIPVIRAYNPGVKIILHMHCDWLVELDRSMIKQRLDLADLIVGCSEYITEKIRRHFPEYAHRCQTIYNGVDIEHFAPEKDSGKKNNDAKHLLFVGRITPEKGLHTLLEAFQILVTQCPQVRMEIVGPHDQTPRSFIVDLHNNNKVANLKWFYDKNYLSQLKAMLCSDTASKVTFSGHIQQAYLHNNYRNADVLVNPSFSESFGMSLVEAMATEVPVVATRVGGMTEVIEEDKTGILVEPGDAPALAAAILRLLANEEVRKSMGSAARKRAVELFSWDRISEKLLCQYKNIDKHA; from the coding sequence ATGAAAATTGCCTTTGTCAGTCAACCGTGGAATCAATGTCCACCTGTTAAAGGTGGCTCTATATCAATTTGGATTACCGAAGTCGCACGCCGTTTGAGTAAGGCGTGTGATGTCGTCGTCTATGCGAACAGCAGTAAATTACAGAAAAAAAAAGAACTCGAAGGGGGGGTATACTATCGGCGCATTTCAACATCTTTTGAAAATAGGTTTCTCAGGTATTTAAAACGTTTTTCACAATTCTATACGGTTAAACGTCCTCTTTTTGCCTCCCGCGCCTATTATTTAGGGTATATTATAAAAGTGGCAAGGGATATCAGAAAACAGAAATGTGATATTGTCCACGTCCATAATTTTTCCCAATTTATTCCTGTTATACGGGCTTACAATCCAGGAGTAAAAATTATCCTGCATATGCATTGTGATTGGCTTGTGGAGCTTGACCGTTCAATGATCAAACAGAGGCTTGACCTGGCAGATCTGATTGTAGGATGCAGTGAATATATCACAGAAAAGATACGCAGACATTTTCCTGAATACGCCCACCGTTGTCAGACTATTTATAACGGAGTAGATATTGAACACTTTGCCCCGGAGAAGGACTCAGGGAAGAAAAATAACGATGCGAAACACTTGCTGTTTGTTGGAAGAATAACACCGGAAAAAGGATTACATACTTTATTAGAGGCGTTTCAAATACTTGTAACACAGTGCCCTCAGGTGCGGATGGAGATTGTCGGCCCCCATGATCAGACCCCCCGGTCGTTTATTGTTGATTTGCACAATAACAATAAGGTGGCCAATTTAAAATGGTTTTATGACAAAAATTATCTCTCACAATTGAAGGCCATGCTTTGTTCAGATACAGCAAGCAAGGTAACCTTTTCCGGCCATATCCAGCAGGCGTATTTACATAACAATTATCGTAATGCAGATGTGCTCGTCAATCCTTCGTTTAGTGAGAGCTTTGGAATGAGTCTTGTTGAGGCTATGGCTACAGAGGTGCCGGTAGTTGCAACACGGGTTGGTGGTATGACAGAAGTTATAGAAGAAGATAAAACAGGTATATTAGTTGAGCCTGGAGACGCGCCTGCATTAGCCGCAGCCATTCTCCGCCTCCTGGCAAATGAAGAGGTGAGAAAATCAATGGGAAGCGCTGCGCGTAAACGGGCGGTTGAACTCTTCTCCTGGGACCGTATTTCTGAAAAATTATTGTGCCAATATAAGAATATCGATAAACATGCATAA
- a CDS encoding beta-hydroxyacyl-(acyl-carrier-protein) dehydratase, with translation MISFEEIRSLLPQKYPFIFIDKVIEFEEGKKIVCVKNVSGNEPVFVGHFPDFAIMPGVLIIEAMAQASIILFRKSLPPIQSGKDTVFLLASIGNARFTKPVFPGDQLLIEINVEKIVSKGAIIQATVKVDEKAVAKATLTFGIAEKSALL, from the coding sequence ATGATATCTTTTGAGGAAATCAGATCCCTTCTCCCTCAAAAATATCCTTTTATATTTATTGATAAAGTTATTGAGTTTGAAGAAGGGAAAAAAATTGTTTGTGTAAAAAATGTTTCTGGCAATGAACCAGTTTTTGTCGGACATTTCCCTGACTTTGCTATTATGCCTGGCGTTTTAATTATCGAGGCAATGGCACAGGCTTCTATTATCCTATTCAGGAAAAGCCTTCCTCCTATACAAAGCGGTAAGGATACGGTTTTTTTGCTGGCGTCAATTGGCAATGCAAGATTTACAAAACCCGTCTTCCCTGGCGATCAACTCCTTATAGAAATCAATGTAGAAAAGATTGTATCGAAAGGAGCTATTATTCAGGCAACGGTAAAAGTTGATGAAAAAGCAGTTGCTAAGGCTACCTTAACTTTTGGAATTGCTGAAAAAAGTGCATTACTATAA
- a CDS encoding putative exosortase: MVHYLVWILTASLYTTVIYVLYRSKWMASDYTHAYFILPIFFWLVWRKRTSLREHLKKIKPANNFLGLFIFLIGILMFIFGKRQNYLFITTLSLLPVLYGLIHYLYGLSITRIVSFPIFYLILIVPLPLGIVDSITLPMRYGITIATEVILRLFDYPITREGLLLSIGSNELFMGQPCSGFRSLITMFSLALVYVYLSKTSLPKKTLLISFIIPLSLCGNLIRVITLCIITYYFGEAAGQGFFHNFSGIVIFMIILSGLIGLECLFKKNLYLTN; encoded by the coding sequence ATGGTTCATTATCTTGTTTGGATACTAACAGCATCCCTGTATACTACCGTTATATATGTGCTGTACCGGTCAAAGTGGATGGCTTCCGATTATACCCATGCTTACTTTATTCTGCCAATATTCTTTTGGCTTGTATGGCGTAAACGTACGAGCCTGAGGGAACATCTTAAAAAGATTAAACCTGCTAATAATTTTCTTGGTCTTTTCATTTTTTTAATAGGTATCCTCATGTTTATTTTTGGGAAGCGCCAAAATTATCTATTCATTACAACACTTTCATTACTTCCTGTATTATACGGGTTAATTCACTATCTTTACGGATTGAGTATAACAAGAATAGTATCTTTTCCCATTTTTTATCTTATCCTTATTGTTCCTCTTCCTCTCGGCATTGTGGATAGCATTACCTTACCTATGCGTTACGGAATTACTATTGCTACGGAAGTAATCTTAAGGCTTTTTGATTATCCCATTACCAGGGAAGGGCTTTTATTATCCATTGGCAGTAATGAGCTGTTTATGGGCCAGCCTTGTAGTGGTTTTCGTTCTCTTATTACTATGTTCTCACTGGCTTTGGTTTATGTATATCTCAGCAAAACAAGTTTACCCAAAAAAACCTTGCTGATCTCTTTCATTATTCCTCTTTCATTATGTGGGAATCTTATCCGCGTAATAACATTATGTATCATAACCTATTATTTTGGTGAAGCGGCAGGACAAGGATTTTTTCATAATTTTAGTGGAATTGTTATCTTTATGATTATTCTGTCAGGATTAATTGGCCTGGAATGTCTTTTCAAAAAGAATTTATACCTTACAAACTAA
- a CDS encoding glucose-1-phosphate cytidylyltransferase — translation MKVVILAGGLGTRLAEETEIKPKPMVEIGGQPILWHIMMHYSYYGFNHFIIALGYKGEVIKKYIVDYCSLNSNLTVNLKNGDVKAHGIGKPDWVIDLVDTGISTLTGGRIKRLAPYIGNETFMLTYGDGVSNVDLRKLLLFHHTHQRYATLTAVRPNARFGYLDLEGDYVKKFSEKPEKNEVWINGGFFVLEPEVLNYIDGDTTQWERKPMESLERDGQLAAYRHVSFWQCMDTLRDKRLLEDLWQNGNAPWKIWS, via the coding sequence ATGAAGGTCGTTATTCTTGCCGGAGGTTTAGGTACCCGGCTCGCTGAAGAGACAGAGATAAAACCGAAACCGATGGTAGAAATTGGAGGTCAACCAATCCTCTGGCATATTATGATGCATTACTCTTATTATGGTTTTAATCATTTTATCATTGCCCTCGGTTATAAAGGCGAAGTAATTAAAAAGTATATCGTGGATTATTGCTCGCTGAACAGTAATTTAACCGTAAATTTGAAAAATGGAGATGTAAAAGCTCATGGCATTGGCAAACCTGATTGGGTAATTGATTTGGTTGATACGGGAATTTCAACACTTACAGGCGGTCGTATCAAGCGACTTGCCCCTTATATAGGAAATGAAACGTTTATGCTAACCTATGGAGATGGGGTATCTAATGTAGATTTGCGTAAATTGTTACTGTTTCATCACACTCATCAGAGGTATGCCACATTAACTGCCGTCCGGCCAAATGCACGCTTTGGCTACCTTGATTTAGAGGGAGATTATGTGAAAAAATTTTCTGAAAAACCAGAGAAGAATGAGGTATGGATAAACGGCGGCTTCTTTGTCCTGGAACCTGAAGTACTTAACTACATTGATGGCGATACTACGCAATGGGAGAGAAAACCTATGGAATCATTGGAGAGAGATGGACAACTGGCGGCATACCGCCATGTATCCTTTTGGCAATGCATGGATACATTACGCGATAAGCGATTATTAGAAGATCTTTGGCAAAATGGTAACGCCCCATGGAAAATCTGGAGCTAA
- a CDS encoding putative sulfotransferase produces MKPNFLVIGAMKSATTSLCELLGDHPEVFICKPKEPEFFCKDTVYKRGWKWYESLFSSALHKIAIGEGTASYTKRLVFPQTAIRIAHDIPDAKLIYIVRHPLERIESHWTHTILSGVNPNLRFCDALRQFPYYIDTSLYSHQISAYREYFSDDRILVLFFEDFKASPNKVLEQCFRFLGVDPTFQSSNAEKPRNVSGNLADTQMIRTMKQLPQLRSAVKLLPKSMKHPMKRIFQRQINKRPAWDKDTLQWVIDMVAPDAIAFLKHYGKPEDYWKLGNYRESEYPTPPVKLAS; encoded by the coding sequence ATGAAACCGAATTTCCTTGTTATTGGTGCTATGAAAAGTGCAACTACCAGTCTTTGTGAGTTATTAGGAGATCATCCGGAGGTCTTTATTTGTAAACCGAAAGAACCGGAATTTTTTTGTAAAGATACTGTCTACAAGCGGGGTTGGAAATGGTATGAATCGTTGTTTTCTTCTGCTCTTCATAAGATTGCCATCGGAGAGGGTACTGCGTCATACACCAAGCGGCTTGTTTTCCCGCAGACCGCTATTCGTATAGCCCATGATATACCGGATGCAAAACTTATTTATATAGTCCGTCATCCCCTGGAACGGATTGAATCTCATTGGACCCATACAATCCTTTCCGGAGTTAATCCTAATCTACGGTTTTGTGATGCGCTCCGGCAATTTCCCTACTATATTGATACGAGTCTCTATTCTCACCAGATCAGCGCCTACCGCGAATATTTCTCAGACGACCGCATCCTCGTCTTATTCTTTGAGGATTTCAAAGCTAGTCCAAATAAGGTGCTCGAACAGTGTTTCCGGTTTCTTGGTGTTGACCCAACCTTTCAATCATCGAACGCTGAGAAGCCGCGTAATGTATCCGGCAATCTCGCTGATACACAAATGATTCGCACCATGAAACAACTTCCTCAACTGCGATCGGCAGTAAAATTGCTGCCCAAAAGTATGAAGCACCCGATGAAGCGAATCTTTCAACGGCAGATAAATAAACGCCCGGCATGGGATAAAGACACCCTGCAGTGGGTAATTGATATGGTAGCTCCGGATGCAATTGCATTTCTCAAGCACTATGGTAAACCTGAAGATTATTGGAAATTGGGAAATTATCGGGAATCGGAATACCCTACACCTCCGGTTAAGCTTGCAAGCTGA
- a CDS encoding putative methyltransferase produces the protein MSLQSVQRITQCPVCLSSQFSTFYTISHAPAHVGILWRSKEEALHCLRGDIELACCSDCGFISNIAFDSSLMEYTEEYDNSLHFSKYYQNYAESVAKRLVEDYQLYDKKIIEIGSGKGDFLSFICKIGKNYGTGFDPSYRGNLSPVQSSDRITFIRDYYSANYSHYQGDLICSRHVFEHIPNPFEFLTALRSTINGQGNHPILYFEVPNILLILKDLSVWDIIYEHCSYFGAASLERVFNLSKFDTIKLFESFGNQCIGIEATPARDVGKSLARNSDKITELLTLVRDFSHKCKIKLEEWENTLQHIEQNNEGTVIWGAGSKSVSFLNILNIKDQITYVVDINPRKRGCYIPGTGQKIILPEELKNHIPDNVIVMNPLYKQEIQQQLNSLGLNPKLLFAI, from the coding sequence ATGTCACTACAGTCTGTACAAAGGATAACTCAATGTCCTGTCTGTTTATCATCTCAATTTTCAACTTTTTATACAATATCCCATGCTCCGGCTCATGTTGGTATTTTATGGAGAAGTAAAGAAGAAGCCCTTCATTGCCTCAGGGGAGATATAGAGCTGGCATGTTGCAGCGATTGTGGATTTATTTCCAACATTGCCTTTGATTCTTCATTGATGGAATATACTGAAGAGTACGATAACTCTCTCCATTTTTCAAAATATTATCAGAATTATGCTGAATCCGTCGCCAAAAGGCTTGTAGAAGATTACCAATTATATGACAAAAAAATAATTGAAATCGGTTCGGGTAAAGGCGACTTTTTATCTTTCATCTGTAAAATAGGAAAAAATTACGGAACGGGTTTTGATCCAAGCTATCGGGGAAATCTTTCTCCTGTACAATCATCAGATCGAATAACTTTTATCAGAGATTATTATTCAGCGAACTATTCTCATTATCAGGGAGATTTAATATGTAGTCGCCATGTATTTGAGCATATTCCAAATCCTTTTGAATTTCTGACCGCACTACGTTCAACTATCAATGGGCAAGGCAATCATCCCATTTTATATTTTGAAGTCCCCAATATATTACTCATTCTCAAAGATCTTTCAGTATGGGATATAATTTATGAGCATTGTTCTTACTTCGGAGCAGCTTCGCTTGAGAGGGTATTTAATCTCTCAAAATTCGATACAATTAAGCTATTTGAGAGTTTTGGGAATCAATGTATAGGCATCGAAGCAACTCCTGCAAGAGATGTTGGAAAGTCATTAGCAAGGAATTCGGATAAGATAACAGAATTGCTAACCCTCGTCCGTGATTTTTCTCATAAATGCAAAATAAAATTAGAAGAGTGGGAAAACACCCTGCAACACATTGAGCAAAATAATGAAGGTACGGTTATATGGGGCGCAGGAAGCAAAAGTGTGAGCTTTTTAAATATATTAAATATTAAGGATCAAATTACCTATGTTGTTGATATCAATCCCCGGAAGAGAGGATGCTATATACCAGGAACCGGTCAAAAGATAATCTTACCGGAAGAGTTAAAAAATCATATACCTGATAACGTTATTGTTATGAATCCTCTCTATAAGCAGGAAATCCAACAGCAGCTAAATTCATTAGGTTTAAATCCTAAGCTGCTATTTGCTATTTAA
- a CDS encoding acyl carrier protein has protein sequence MNAEEIEKGVTAIVAEVTELDEKEIWAKRDANFFKDLEIDSLLALEILALIEKKFKVQIPEEKLVDITSLAATIDLTKSVLAESGKLSS, from the coding sequence TTGAACGCAGAAGAGATTGAAAAAGGTGTAACCGCTATTGTGGCTGAGGTTACAGAGCTGGATGAAAAAGAAATTTGGGCTAAAAGAGATGCAAATTTCTTTAAAGATCTTGAAATTGACTCTCTTTTAGCCCTTGAAATTCTTGCTCTTATTGAAAAGAAATTTAAGGTGCAAATTCCGGAAGAAAAGCTTGTTGATATTACATCGCTGGCAGCTACGATCGATTTAACAAAATCTGTCTTAGCTGAAAGCGGAAAACTTTCATCTTAA
- a CDS encoding UDP-N-acetylhexosamine pyrophosphorylase, with protein sequence MSFQKEFIPYKLRLNRKILEKEYPNYKKHIKNTFEAKQQHVFTWWDEISSGEKELLLAQVASIDFQLIEKLFHQNLRKTASAIQGSLLPPHVISVPSNTLERELAEAAKQIGESSLRKGETAILTVAGGDGSRLGGNGPKGTICIAPISGKSIFQLHAEKIHALQQRYGIPVPWYIMTSETNNQVTQDFFQSHHFFGLDDRQVCFFTQGMLPVVDLHGKVLMNSKSNIVMSPNGHGGVIIALREKGILADMKRRGVRQIFYHQIDNVLIKMADPVFLGYHAGSKAEISLKVVKKRHAEEKVGIVGYIDGRLHIAEYSELSQEDMYARNGNGMLKYNAGSIGVHMIHIDFLEKVYRMENSLPYHVAFKKVSCLNEKGDMVNPEKNNAVKFESFIFDILRYVKQGVVMEVLREEEFSPVKNSEGDDSPATAKRDIVNLFGRWLRNTGISIPTDPQGNVIGLIEISPHFALDEEELRSKIDTQFQFDGLLNLKEHLRIDRQKCMNILSPT encoded by the coding sequence ATGTCTTTTCAAAAAGAATTTATACCTTACAAACTAAGATTGAACAGAAAAATACTAGAAAAAGAGTATCCAAACTATAAGAAGCACATCAAAAACACCTTTGAGGCAAAGCAACAGCACGTCTTCACATGGTGGGATGAAATATCATCCGGGGAAAAAGAACTTCTCCTGGCACAGGTCGCCTCAATAGATTTTCAGCTCATAGAGAAACTCTTTCATCAGAATCTCCGGAAAACAGCATCCGCCATTCAGGGGAGTTTACTCCCTCCCCACGTTATCTCTGTCCCATCAAATACCCTTGAAAGGGAGCTTGCAGAAGCGGCAAAACAGATAGGGGAGTCATCTCTGCGGAAAGGAGAGACTGCCATCCTTACCGTTGCAGGTGGAGACGGATCCAGACTGGGAGGCAACGGACCAAAAGGGACGATTTGCATCGCACCGATCAGTGGGAAAAGCATCTTTCAGCTTCATGCAGAAAAGATCCATGCCCTTCAGCAGCGATATGGCATACCAGTTCCCTGGTATATCATGACCAGCGAGACCAATAATCAGGTAACGCAGGATTTTTTCCAGTCACACCACTTCTTTGGATTAGATGACAGGCAGGTATGTTTTTTTACCCAGGGTATGCTTCCTGTAGTAGATCTGCACGGGAAGGTGTTGATGAACTCGAAGTCAAATATTGTGATGAGCCCCAATGGTCATGGGGGAGTCATTATTGCTTTGAGGGAGAAGGGTATTCTTGCCGATATGAAGAGGCGTGGCGTCAGGCAGATCTTTTATCATCAGATTGATAACGTGCTCATAAAGATGGCCGATCCGGTTTTTCTTGGTTACCATGCAGGGAGCAAAGCAGAGATATCGTTAAAGGTTGTTAAAAAACGCCATGCGGAAGAAAAGGTAGGCATTGTAGGATATATCGACGGGCGTCTCCATATTGCTGAATATAGTGAACTCAGCCAGGAAGATATGTATGCCAGAAATGGGAATGGTATGCTGAAATATAATGCGGGAAGTATTGGGGTGCATATGATCCATATTGACTTTCTCGAAAAAGTATACCGAATGGAAAATTCTCTTCCCTACCATGTAGCCTTCAAAAAGGTGTCCTGTCTGAATGAGAAAGGAGATATGGTAAATCCTGAGAAGAATAATGCTGTTAAATTTGAGAGCTTTATCTTTGATATACTCAGATATGTAAAGCAGGGGGTGGTTATGGAGGTTCTTCGGGAAGAAGAATTCTCACCGGTAAAAAATTCAGAAGGCGATGATTCGCCAGCTACAGCAAAACGGGATATAGTTAATTTATTCGGGAGATGGTTACGCAATACCGGTATATCCATTCCCACGGATCCTCAGGGTAATGTTATTGGCCTCATAGAGATTAGTCCTCATTTTGCCCTGGATGAAGAGGAATTACGAAGTAAGATAGATACACAATTTCAGTTTGACGGACTTCTGAACCTTAAAGAACACTTACGAATCGATAGACAAAAATGCATGAATATCTTAAGCCCTACATAG